The genomic window CGTGAGCAGGCCAGTTATGGCAAATCCTTGATCGAAAAAGAGTTACCGGTTGAGTTTCGTTTGCAGGACTACCGTAATGAAACCGAGAAGTTTGATCGCGTCGTCAGTCTTGGCATGTTCGAACATGTGGGGCGCAAGAACTACCGAACCTATATGGAAGTCGCCGCACGTTGCCTGAAGGATGAAGGGCTGTTTGTGCTGCACACCATTGGTAAAAACGTGCGTGGCACTCCGCCTGACCCTTGGATTGACAGGTATATCTTTCCTAACGGTGAGCTTCCAGCGCTTAGCCATGTTACCGACGCTGCTGAAAGCCTGTTTGTGGTTGAAGATCTGCACAATTTTGGCGCCGACTACGACAAAACGCTGATGGCTTGGCATGCCAACTTTGAGGCGGCCTGGCCCAGGCTTGCTGAGGCCTACGGTGAGCGCTTTTACCGTATGTGGCGCTACTACCTGCTCAGCTGTGCCGGGGCATTCCGTGCCCGTGATATCCATCTCTGGCAGTTTGTGTTGAGCAAGAGAGGGGTCTTGGGTGGCTATCAGCGGGTCAGTTGATGCACATCAGAGTTTGCTTGAATTTATTTAATAATCTTTAACCATTGAACACTCGGTATGGCACGTGCATGATCCTCTCGGAAGTCTGACCATTTCCAGAGGGTAACATCATGCGCAATAACCAACCTGTCACCCAGCGTGAATACCCACTGACCGACAAACATCTGCTGATTTCACGCACCGATCTCAAGGGGCACATCACCTACGTCAACGATGACTTCATCAGCACCAGCGGCTATGAGCGGGATGAGTTGATCGGTCAGCCACACAACCTGATTCGCCATCCTGATATGCCGGAAGCGGCATATGCCGATTTCTGGGCCACCATTCAGCGTGGAGAAACCTGGCGCGGTCTGGTCAAGAATCGCTGCAAGAACGGTGATCACTACTGGGTAGAAGCCAACGTAACGCCGATCTTGGAAGACGACCAGTGCCAAGGCTATACGTCAGTACGCGTGAAACCCTCAGACGAAGACATCCAGCGCGCCGAGACCTACTACCGCCAGCTGCGCGAAGGCAAGCGTACCTCCTTTACCCTGGATCACGGGGCTATCGTCCGACGCGGTGTGACAGGTTGGCTTTTACGCCTCAACCTGAGAACGGTGCGCGCCAAGCTGGTGATGATGATCCTGGTACCGGTGCTGTTGTTACTGCTTTCCGGCGTTGTCAGTATTTATGGGCTAACGTCTTCCAGCGACAGGATCAGCGAGATCAATACCGTAAGCGTTCAGGATATTGCGGAACTTCAGCGCATCGACCAGTTACTTGCTGATCTGATTATTGATCTTGAACAGCCCGTGCGTAACCCGCGTGCCATGCGCTTATCCGAGATTGAAGCCCTGGCCGATGAAACCACCGCTATGGCAGAGCAGATTGATGCCGCCCGCGAGCGTTTCCTGGCGGGCAAGGCCATTGACGCCAACCCTGAAGGTGACCCTGCACGCTTTGATGACCAATTGACCACCGTGATTGAGCAAGGCATCGAACCCACCATGGCAGCGCTGTTGGACGGTAATGGCTTTGATGCGGATGACGCCTTCAATCAGGTGCTGCGCCCGCAAGCTGACGCGCTCGGCCAGATTACCCGCAGCATGGTCGAAGACAAGCTGGTATTTGCCAACACACTGGCAGAGAAAAGCCTTGAGCAGGAGCGTAACCTGTTGATCACTCAAGGTACCATCCTATTGGCGAGCATTGGGGGGCTGGTGGTGCTCGGCCTGCTGGTGATCCGTGCGATTACCACCCCCTTGCGCCAAGCCACCGATGCCACCCTGCAGATTGCCTCGGGCAACCTGGCGGCGCGCCTGCCCAGAATCACCCGGGATGAGGTGGGTAAGCTTGCGAAAGCGCTTTCGATCATGCACCACAGCCTGACGGCTACCACCCGTACGATCAAAAGCGGCGTTGACGTGGTGGCCCCCGCCAGCGCTTCGATTGCACAAGGTAATGAAGAGCTGTCAGCGCGCACCGAGCAGCAGGCCGCGTCTCTGCAGCAGACCGCATCCAGCATGGAGGAAATGACCGCGACCGTTCAGCAGAACACTGACAACGCACGCCAGGCCAATGGGCTGGCCGGAGAAAATGCCGGCAGCATGGATAAGACCGGCGATCTGATGCAATCCGTGGTGCAGAGTATGGAGCGCATTACCCAAAGCGCTCAGCGTATGAAAGAGATGGTTGATGCGATCGACAACATTGCCTTCCAGACCAATATCCTGGCCTTGAACGC from Halomonas sp. CH40 includes these protein-coding regions:
- a CDS encoding methyl-accepting chemotaxis protein produces the protein MRNNQPVTQREYPLTDKHLLISRTDLKGHITYVNDDFISTSGYERDELIGQPHNLIRHPDMPEAAYADFWATIQRGETWRGLVKNRCKNGDHYWVEANVTPILEDDQCQGYTSVRVKPSDEDIQRAETYYRQLREGKRTSFTLDHGAIVRRGVTGWLLRLNLRTVRAKLVMMILVPVLLLLLSGVVSIYGLTSSSDRISEINTVSVQDIAELQRIDQLLADLIIDLEQPVRNPRAMRLSEIEALADETTAMAEQIDAARERFLAGKAIDANPEGDPARFDDQLTTVIEQGIEPTMAALLDGNGFDADDAFNQVLRPQADALGQITRSMVEDKLVFANTLAEKSLEQERNLLITQGTILLASIGGLVVLGLLVIRAITTPLRQATDATLQIASGNLAARLPRITRDEVGKLAKALSIMHHSLTATTRTIKSGVDVVAPASASIAQGNEELSARTEQQAASLQQTASSMEEMTATVQQNTDNARQANGLAGENAGSMDKTGDLMQSVVQSMERITQSAQRMKEMVDAIDNIAFQTNILALNASVEAARAGEQGRGFAVVAEEVRRLAGRSGEAAKEIRTLIASSSQDIDSGAQEVRKAEAAMNEALDASRRVKDIMGEISAASEQQSGGITEINQAINEMDQMTQQNAARVQETAHAAVQLERQAEHLALQMGIYRMPGAGLETLQESQQQQGAALSLPGTAKAVHDKRDF